In one window of Oncorhynchus kisutch isolate 150728-3 linkage group LG16, Okis_V2, whole genome shotgun sequence DNA:
- the LOC109906253 gene encoding netrin-1-like: MMFLPFSPLPSLALPFLLLLLIFLPPSLLSPSLSHSPLSWTSPHDPCYHLDGRPRHCLSEFINAAHGVPVSTTHSLRGPPDQKAVNVSSLTDLHNPHNLTCWTAQPGGLDGGDWVLTLPLGRRFEVTYISLQFCQQGEPSDPVSLSVLKSMDHGRTWRPMQHYSSDCPGKFGLQAHTVAQTRHQETEPLCSDPRPLQRHRGGMLLAFSTLDGRPSSPDFDYSPTLQDWVTATDIRLVFHEVTQSQQTKVGSSEGKRGEGAGGGVLRWRAGSKYEAVVGQVNKVNGDTNKWGFVEKEKKKTEKRRRNGGRYNKGSGDRGEDGHNVTRKESEGDTKEIDISKRGNGNGKGHGRERERGHHWSPCQEGSICGWTIDSKQGRINKGRELRRRRNNQQKVRANRNLELAPPSPLISTPPVRPALALSDLQVGGRCKCNGHASRCRRDDAGRAVCVCEHHTAGTDCDVCEDFYYDRPWQRATPSQPQPCVSCECNSHSSKCRFSMEVFQQSGRRSGGVCLKCRHHTAGRHCQYCQNGYTRDHSKPPTHRKTCQPCQCHPMGAVGLWCNQTSGQCLCRDGVMGLRCNRCAPGYKQGHSPLRPCVRIQEVAPTTPVYQPQYSIGEWSHKPMWHNKLNCNIGPQFGPQNEVLERLKH, encoded by the exons ATGATGTTCctgcccttctcccctctcccctccttggCCCTCCCTTTTCTCCTACTTCTCCTCattttcctccctccttccctcctttccccttccctctctcactcccctctgaGCTGGACCTCACCCCATGACCCCTGCTACCACTTGGATGGGCGTCCGCGACACTGCCTGTCGGAATTCATCAATGCCGCTCACGGTGTCCCTGTCAGTACCACCCACTCCCTCCGAGGACCCCCCGACCAGAAAGCTGTTAACGTCAGCTCCCTCACGGACCTCCACAACCCCCACAACTTGACCTGCTGGACGGCCCAGCCCGGAGGCCTCGACGGCGGGGACTGGGTCCTCACCCTTCCCCTGGGCCGACGCTTCGAGGTCACCTACATCAGCCTGCAGTTTTGCCAGCAGGGGGAGCCGTCAGACCCCGTCTCCTTATCCGTGCTCAAGTCCATGGACCACGGGCGCACCTGGAGGCCCATGCAGCACTACTCCAGCGACTGCCCCGGAAAGTTTGGGCTCCAGGCCCATACGGTGGCCCAGACCAGGCACCAGGAGACGGAGCCTCTGTGCTCAGACCCCCGGCCCCTGCAGAGGCACCGGGGAGGCATGTTGCTGGCCTTCTCCACCCTAGATGGAAGACCCTCCTCTCCTGACTTTGATTACAGCCCCACCCTGCAGGACTGGGTGACGGCCACGGACATACGGTTAGTGTTCCACGAGGTGACCCAGTCCCAGCAGACCAAGGTGGGGAGTTCGGAGGGGAAAAGGGGGGAAGGAGCGGGTGGGGGTGTTCTGAGGTGGAGGGCAGGGTCAAAGTACGAGGCTGTGGTGGGACAGGTGAATAAGGTGAATGGGGACACCAATAAATGGGGGTTTGTGgagaaggagaaaaaaaagacaGAAAAACGAAGGAGGAACGGAGGAAGATACAACAAAGGGTCGGGGGATCGGGGAGAGGACGGACACAACGTGACCCGGAAGGAGTCAGAAGGAGACACTAAGGAAATAGACATCTCCAAAAGAGGAAACGGAAACGGAAAAGGGCATGGccgcgagagggagaggggccaCCATTGGAGTCCGTGTCAGGAAGGCAGCATCTGTGGTTGGACAATCGACAGCAAGCAGGGGAGAATCAACAAGGGGCGGGAACTTCGGAGGAGGAGGAACAACCAGCAGAAAGTGAGAGCGAATCGGAATCTTGAGCTGGCTCCTCCCTCTCCATTGATCTCCACCCCCCCTGTCCGGCCCGCCCTGGCCCTCTCCGACCTGCAGGTGGGGGGCAGGTGTAAGTGTAACGGACATGCCTCTCGGTGTCGTCGTGATGATGCGGGccgggcggtgtgtgtgtgtgagcaccaCACAGCAGGTACGGACTGCGATGTTTGTGAGGACTTCTACTACGACAGGCCCTGGCAACGAGCCACACCCAGTCAGCCACAACCGTGCGTCT cgtGTGAGTGTAACAGCCACTCCTCTAAGTGTCGGTTCAGCATGGAGGTGTTCCAGCAGTCGGGCCGGCGCAGCGGGGGAGTATGTCTGAAGTGTCGGCATCACACAGCGGGGCGCCACTGCCAGTACTGCCAGAACGGATACACCCGAGACCACAGCAAGCCCCCCACCCATCGCAAGACCTGCCAAC CGTGTCAGTGTCACCCTATGGGTGCTGTGGGGCTCTGGTGTAACCAGACATCGGGACAGTGTCTGTGTCGGGATGGCGTGATGGGACTGAGATGCAACCGCTGCGCCCCTGGTTACAAACAGGGGCACTCCCCACTCCGCCCCTGCGTCC GAATCCAGGAGGTAGCCCCCACAACACCTGTATACCAGCCCCAGTACAGTATAGGTGAGTGGAGTCACAAACCGATGTGGCACAATAAATTGAACTGCAACATCGGACCACAATTTGGTCCCCAAAACGAGGTCCTGGAGcgcctcaagcactga